From Pseudoramibacter sp.:
CGCCTCCGACGCCATGTGCCGGCGCACCCACCCCGTGTCCGCGGCCTTCATCACCTGCGCCGCCGAAGGCTACGTCTCCCAGACGGTCCGCGCCCTCCTCGGGGACCCGGAACAAGGCTTCGACGTGAACGCCATGGCGGAAAAGATTCAGGCCATCGGCCACTCGTCGGGCATCGACACCCTGTGCGGCATCATGTTCGCCTATTATCTGCTCACCCCGGCCTTGAAAAAAATATAAAAAAGGCGTACACTAAAAGCATAAGCTTTCAACCTTATTTTAATTTTTGAAAATAAGCGATCATACCAGAAAGGAAGGATAATTATGAACGATTTACTGAAAACCATGAGCGCACGCCGCTCGGTCCGTACCTACGCTGACCGCCCGGTCGCCAAAGAAGATCTGGACCAGATTTTAAAAGCCGCCGTCCTCGGCCCCACGGGCAAAGGCATTGCCCCCTACGATTTCATCGTGATCACCGACCCTGACGTGATCGCAAAACTCGTCGACATCCGCAAAGGCGGCGCGAAGATGCTGACCACCGCCAAAGCCGCCATCGCCGTCCTCGGCGACGAAGACCGCTCGGACACTTGGATCGAAGACGACGCCGTCTGCATGACGATGATGCACCTGATGGCTTCCTCCCTGGGCCTCGGCTCCTGCTGGCTGCAGGTACGCCTGCGCCCGTCCAACGTCGAAGGCAAATCCGCTGAAGATTTCGGCCGCGATGTCCTGGGCTTCCCGGAACACAACCACCTCGAAGCGATCCTCGCTGTGGGCCCCATCGACGAAAAGCCGGAACCCCACGATCCAGATGATTTGCCGAAAGAAAAATTCCACGAAAATCAGTGGTAAAACAAAATTCAGGCATAACAAAAGCCGAGTCCCACGACTCGGCTTATTTTTTTGATTAAAATTATAAAACTAATTCTGCGCTTTTAGGGAAACGAGGAATTCCCCGATGTCGGCGCAGATGAACACGTCGGCAAAGCCCTTGATCGGCGCGTTGGGATCGTTGTTGACGGCGATGATCTTCCCGTCGCCCTTGATCCCTTCGGTGAACTGGATCGCCCCGGAGACCCCGAAGATGATGGAGAGCTTCGGCTGAATCACCGTGCCTGATTCGCCGATCTGGTCGTCGAAGGGGATGAAGCCCTGATCCGCCACCGGGCGGCTGCCCGCGAGGGCCGCGCCGATACTGTCGGCGTAAGCTTTCACCGCGTCGAACTGGCCGCTTTCGAGGACGCCCTTGCCGGCGACCACGACCACGTCCGCCCCGGTGAGGTGGCTGCTTTCGGGCAGGGGTTCGGTGCCGGTGCAGGTGATCGCCGACGCGCCGTCATAAGTGCGCAGTTCCGGCGTTAAGACCGCGCCGTCCGGCGGGACCGGCGCCGTGCCGTTGTTTTTCATCGTCATGTAGGCCGGAGTGCCTTTCACTTCGCAGGCCACCATAACCTGAGCCCCAAAGGACGGCTTGATCTGGCGGATGCTGCCGCCTTCAAAGCGCAACTGGGTGCAGTCGGAGGTCATGCCGCCCCCGGTGATCACCGCCGCCCGGGACAAAATCGCCTGGCCCGCCGGTTCCGCTTCAGCGACCACGACGTCAATGCCGTCCGCCTGAACGGCTTCCGCCGCCGCCTGGCCCAAGGCGTCCGTCTGATAGAAGGCGAGGCCCGGGGTGTTCACGATGACGAGCTTGTCCACGCCAGTAAAGGCCAGATCCTTCGCCAAAGCCGCGTCTGCGCCGTCGCCGAAGATGTAAAGCGCCACCGGGTGTTCCGCCGCCGCGTGCACCGCCGCGTTGATCACGCGTCCGATGTGCGCCGAAAGCTTTCCGTCTTTGAGCCATGTGAATACCGCTGTCTTAGGCATGTTTGCCACCTCCTATTGCTTGTTGAATTTTATCGACCGTATCGGCAAAGTCTCTGGCCTTTTCGTCGACACTGCCGGTGAGTTCGACGCCCTGTTTTTCCGCCGTCACCGGGACCGTGTCCGTCACGATGGATTTCGCGCCGGCCTGGCCGAGGGTGCTCGGGTCGAGGCCTAAATCCGCCGCGTTCACTTTATCGTAATCCCGCTGGTTCGCCGCCACCTGATGGCGCAGGGTCGGCAGTTCCGGGGTGTTGGCCCCGAAAGGCACAGAGGCCAGCGCCGGCAGCGCCGTTTTTAAGGTGTACAAAGTATTGCCGTCTTTTTTCTTGAGGATCGCTGTTTTCCCGTCTGTTTCGGCTTCCACAGCATTTGTGACGTCGGGCACGCCGAGCATTTGGGCGAGCATCGGGCCGACCTGACCCGTCGCGCCGTCGTTGGAGGCGTTTCCAGTGAGGACGAGGTCGTAAGGCCCGTACTTTTTCAGAGCTGCCGCGAGAACCGCCGCCGTCCCGAGGGTGTCGCTGCCCGCGAAGGCGATGTCGCTTAAAAGCACGGCCTTTTCCGCGCCGAGGGCCATGGCGTATTTCAGCGCC
This genomic window contains:
- a CDS encoding electron transfer flavoprotein subunit beta/FixA family protein → MKIAVCVKYVPVDSKVDVDPKTHALVRSSGAGEINPADRYAVEMARQLSEEDGVSFDVFTMGPDGAARALKYAMALGAEKAVLLSDIAFAGSDTLGTAAVLAAALKKYGPYDLVLTGNASNDGATGQVGPMLAQMLGVPDVTNAVEAETDGKTAILKKKDGNTLYTLKTALPALASVPFGANTPELPTLRHQVAANQRDYDKVNAADLGLDPSTLGQAGAKSIVTDTVPVTAEKQGVELTGSVDEKARDFADTVDKIQQAIGGGKHA
- a CDS encoding nitroreductase family protein gives rise to the protein MNDLLKTMSARRSVRTYADRPVAKEDLDQILKAAVLGPTGKGIAPYDFIVITDPDVIAKLVDIRKGGAKMLTTAKAAIAVLGDEDRSDTWIEDDAVCMTMMHLMASSLGLGSCWLQVRLRPSNVEGKSAEDFGRDVLGFPEHNHLEAILAVGPIDEKPEPHDPDDLPKEKFHENQW
- a CDS encoding electron transfer flavoprotein subunit alpha/FixB family protein, producing MPKTAVFTWLKDGKLSAHIGRVINAAVHAAAEHPVALYIFGDGADAALAKDLAFTGVDKLVIVNTPGLAFYQTDALGQAAAEAVQADGIDVVVAEAEPAGQAILSRAAVITGGGMTSDCTQLRFEGGSIRQIKPSFGAQVMVACEVKGTPAYMTMKNNGTAPVPPDGAVLTPELRTYDGASAITCTGTEPLPESSHLTGADVVVVAGKGVLESGQFDAVKAYADSIGAALAGSRPVADQGFIPFDDQIGESGTVIQPKLSIIFGVSGAIQFTEGIKGDGKIIAVNNDPNAPIKGFADVFICADIGEFLVSLKAQN